GACCGCTGATCACACCAGAACTGCGGTTAAGAGTAGTTGCTGTAGTCGCTCCCAATCACTTCGCGCATCCGTTCAGCAGTCACCTGTCCGACGCCGTCGGCCGCCTGCAACTCGTCTTCGGTCGCGATCATCACCGCTTCAACCGTGCCGAACTCCTCGAGTAGCGAGCGCGCCGTCACCGGTCCAATTTCTGCGATCGAGGAGACGACGTACTCCTGTTGTTCGGCCAGTGTCTTCGACTGCTTCTCGCCGTGGACCGAGACCTCACGGTCTGAGAGTTTCTGTTCCCGACCTGCGATCACCGCGAACAATTCCATCGTCTCCGCTTCTCCCTCGGTTCGGAGCACGCTCGCGCCGAAGTCGACAGCCAGACTCGAAAGCGACCCACGAATCGCGTTCGGGTGGATGTCCCGCTGTTCGTACAGGCCGTCGCCCTCGACGACGACGATGGGCCGGGCGTAGTGGCGAGCCATCGCACCGACCTGCTCGAAGACGGAGCGGTCACCGCCGACCAGCGAGTCGACGAAGTCGGCGACGGACTTGCGTTCGACGACGACGCGATCCGAGAGGACGTAGTCGCCCACGTCGAGCGTCTCGAGTCGAACCTCGATCTCCTCACGTCGGGAGAGGTCGCGGGCGATGTTGGCGTCCATCTCGCGCTGGTCGGCGACGATTTCGATCGCGTCGCCCTCGGCCGACGGCTCGTGCGTCTCCACGTTGTCGGTCTCGCTGTCCGAGTCGCCGTCCGCCGTTTCATCGTCGTCGCTGGCCGCATCGAACTCCCGCAGCCCTGGCTGATCCGAACCCCCTCCGCTTCCACTGGAAGAGTCGGAGACTGCGTCGGGATTGGTGGTGTTTTCGTCTACTTTCACTTCGCTTTCGTTTTCGTTGTCAGCAGCACCACTGGCGCTACTCGAGTCCCCGCCGAAATCGGCGAGCGACTGCTGGGACTCGTCGAGTTCCTCGGCGAGGTCGTCGGCCATCCCTTTCAGTTCGCGCAGTTCGGATTCCATCTCCTTCTCGCGGCGGCGGGAGATCCAGAAGTAGGCCTCGTCGCGGGTGTCTTCGGCCATGAGGACGACGACACGGCCCTCGGACTGGCGGCCGGTCCGGCCCTTGCGCTGAATGGACCGAATCGCCGTGGGGACCGGTTCGTAGAAGAGCACGAGGTCGACTTCGGGCACGTCGAGCCCCTCTTCGGCAACCGACGTGGAGACGAGCACCTCGAACTCGGCGGCGCGGAACTCGTCGAGCACTTCCTGTTGCTGTTTCTGCGTCATACCGTCTGACCCCTCGCGGTCGCCTTGCCCGACGAAGCGCTTCGCGTCGAAGCTATCCGAGAGGAACGCCGTCAGCGCCTCCGCCGTGTCTCGGGACTCGGTGAAGACGATCACGCGCTCGCCGCCCTCGAGTCCGAGCGTTTCCGCGAGGAGCATCCGCGTCTTGCGGTACTTGGGATGTAACTCGTCGAAGCTTTCGGCCTTTCGCATGGCCTCACGAACGCGCGGGTCCGAGACCATCCGCTGGCTGGCCTTCGACGCGCCTGAGGAGCGGGCCTGGTTGCGCTGGCGGTCGAAGTACCGCCGCAGAGCCTCGACGCTCTGTGTTTCGACGAGCGTGACCGCCTGGCGGAGCTTCATCACCTCCGCGTGAACCGACATTCCCTTGAACCCCTCCGACTGGTCGTTGTTGATTAACTGCTGTAACTCGGCGCGCATCCGGTTCAGGTCCTTCTGGGATTGGTCGGGCTGGGTCGACTTCGCGACGCCCAGTTCTTTGAGTTTCTCGAGTCGGTCTGTGATCACCTCGTTCAGCGCGTCGCGGATCTCCAGCACGTCGTCGGGGAGGTCGATCCGCTCCCATTCGACCTCCGTGTCGTGGGTGAACTCGTCGACGTCTGCGTCCTCCTCGGTCATCACCTCGACTTCCTGTAGGCCGAGGTTCTCACAGACCTCGAGGATCGCCTCCTCGTCGCCGCCGGGCGAGGCCGACATCCCCGTCACGAGCGGGTCCGTCGCGTCCGCGTGGTAGCGCTCGGCGATGTAGTTGTAGGCGTAGTCGCCGGTCGCGCGGTGGCACTCGTCGAACGTCAGGTGGGTCACGTCGGCGAGCGAGATTCGGCTCCCGACGAGGTCGTTCTCGATCACCTGCGGAGTGGCCATCACGATCGTCGCCTCCTCCCACAGTTCGGCGCGGTTGTCCGGGCTCACGTCGCCGGTGAAGACGACGATTTCCTCATCGGGTATCTGGAGCGCTTCGCGGTAGAAGTCGGCGTGTTGCTGGACGAGGGGCTTTGTCGGCGCGAGCATCAGCGACGTGCCGCCGACCTCGTCGAGTCGTCGCGCCGTCACGAGCAGGCTTACGGTCGTCTTGCCGAGGCCCGTCGGGAGACAGACGAGCGTGTGACCGTTCGCGGCGGTCCCGGCGAGTTTCAGCTGGTAGAGGCGGCGCTCGAGAAAGTTGGACTCGAGTAGCGGGTGATCGATTGAGGGCGGCTCCTCGTCCTGGGCTGCCATTGGCGGCGGCTTCGACGCGGGTCCGGTTAAGGATTGAGAAAGCATGGTGAAAGTGAACTGTGCTGGTCGGGTTGCCCCAGTGCGAACATCTACCACGACCGGGACGAATGGACCGGACATGCCGGAACACGACATCGAGTCGCTGACGCCCCGTGAGCGCGCCCGAATCATCAAGTCTGCCGTCGCACCGCGGCCTATCGCCTGGATCAGCACGACGAGTGTCGATGGCGTCGACAACCTCGCACCGTTCAGCAGCTACAATTATATTTCCTCCGCGGAGCCGGTCGTCCTCTTCAACACGCCGTACGCGGAGGGCGACGACCAGAAGGACACGCCGCGGAACGTACTCGAGACGGAGGCGTTCGCGGTCAACGTTGTGCCCGAGGCGCTGGCCGAGCAGATGGACACGACCTCCGCCGACCTCGACGCCGACGAGAGCGAGTTCGAGTTCGCTGGCGTCGAGCGGGCCGACTGCGAGCGCATCGATGCGCCGCGAGTCGCGGACGCTGCGGTCACGATGGAGTGTACGCTGTACGACTCGCTGCGCGTCCGCGACCGACTCGTAATTCTGGGTGACGTCGAGTACGTCCACGTCGACGAGTCGGTGCTGACGGACGGGCAAATCGACGCCGCGAAGATCGATACGGTGGCTCGCCTCGGCGGGCCCTACTACACTGACAGCGAGCCGATCGAACTCGAGCGCCAGTTCTGATTTACATCTCTCGTTCCGATTCTGACGCGCTACCCCTCCGGCAACCAGTAGACGAGCACCATCGCACCGACCGCGAGGACGGCCAGCAGGATGTACCCCTCGTTGAAGAAGCCGCGGTCGGCGAGCGCGCCGAACAGGACCGGACTCGCCGCGCCGATGGTCATGTAGAACGTCCGCAGGAAACCGAGCCCCGTCCCCTTCATGTCCGCCGGAAACGCCGCCGTCATGTACGTCAGCGTCATCGTCCCGTAGCCGAGGATACTGCTGAGGAGGATGGTGCCACCCACGATGGGCCAGAATCCCTCCAGAAACGGCAGCGCTGCGAGTGCGAACGCGATGACGCCGAGCACGGCCGGCAGCGAACGCCGAATGCCAAACCGGTCGTACAGATTCCCCGTCACCGGCTGGACGACGATGCCGAGCGCGAAGAAGGCGCTGAACAGCCCCGTCGCGACCGTCGGTGAGAACGCCTTGATCTCGATCAGATACGTCGGGTAGAAGCCCGTAAATGCCTGCCAGATGCAGTAGGTGAGAATCTGGATTGCCGTGACGACGATGATCGCCCGCCGGCGCAACTGGACGGCGACGTAGCGGACCGTCTCGAGTGACATGCTGTCGACCGCGCTTGACTCGCTGGAGGTACGGTTCGGGACCACGAGCCAGAGAAAGAGGGCAGCGAGTCCGAAGACGGGGACGGCGAGACCGAAGCCGAACTGCCAGGCGAGCGTCGCTGCAATCGCGCCGGCGACGAGCGGCAGGACGGCGTTGCCGACCTCACCCGCGGCCATCGTGACGCCGATTGCGGTGCCGTCGTTGTTGGGGAAGACAGCGGAAAGGATCGTGAACCGGGCGACGCCGTAGAGTGCGGTTCCGAAGCCGAAACAGGCCGTTGCGACGAAGACGACCGGTGCTGAACTGGCGACGGCGACGAGTCCGAGCGTCACTGCTGAGATGACTGTGCTGGTGACGAGGACGTTCCCCTCGCCAAGCCGATCCGCGAGGATGCCACCCGGAAGCTGTCCGAGCGCGTACGCGAGCCAGAGCACGGTCAGCAGGAAGCCGGCCGTCGTCAGATCAAGTCCATAGGCCTCCTGAAGGTACGGCAGTAAGACGGGATACGCGAGACGTACACCGATCGAGAGGAACCAGCCGGCCGCGACGGCGGCGAGGATCTTGCCACGCCTGCCGGTCAGAAACGTTCTCGCACTCGATAACGATTCGGACCGAAACAGGTGTGCCACAGTCTGGCTCAGCCGTTGGCTTTCGCTGCCTATGATAGCATCTTTCCGGTACGATGTTGCCGATATCGATACTCGAACTCGATGGAGTTTCATTCGATGCAGTTCTACTACCAGCCCACTTCTTCGGTACTGCACGCCACCGACCAATGCTTTTGTTGCTCCCTCTCGTACGTCGTGATACCATGTGCCACTGCTTCGACGCAGTCGACGACCTGTCCGAGACGGAACGTGCGGACATCCGCGCCGAACACAGTATCGACGAGCTCCGGGCGGAGTACTCCGCCGACGAACTCGAGAAGCTCGGTGTCAGTGGTTGAATCGCTTCACGACTGCACCGGCAGTCGCTCGACACTGATTTTGTCGCGGCTCAGCCGCTTTCCTCAGCGATCGCTGTGACGAGTTCGTCCACTCGTGGTGACGCACCGTTGGCCCGTTCGCCCGTTAGATTCGCCGCGAGTACCGCGAAACTCGTCGCGGGTTCGCCGTCGTCTTCGATGACGCCCGCGAGACACGTTACGCCGCGAAGCGAGCCGGTTTTCCCACGAATCGTCGCGTCGACATCTCCGAGCCGGTTCCGAAGTGTGCCGTCCTCGCCGGCGACTGCCATCGTCCCGTAGAACTCCTCGCCCCAGTCGGCGTCGAGTCCCCACTCGATCATCGAGACCACGTCGCGCGCCGAAGCCAGGTCGTGTCTGGACAGCCCGGAACCGTCGCGGATCTGTGGCGTCTCCGCGCCGGCCGCCGCGAGCGTCTCGTCGAGATACGCCTCCCAGACAGACCAGGAGCCGTTTCCGGTTCCCTCGCGCTCGTAGGCAACCGTTCTGGCGATGTTCTCCGCAACCATGTTGTACGACCAGTGGTTGACCCCTTCCGCAATGTCGGACAGCGGTGCCGACTCGTGAGTCGCCACCTCCTCTGTGAGTTCGATCGGCACGTCAGTGATCTCGATTTCGGGCTCCGGACCGCCGCCACCCGGCGTGATCTCGACGCCCTCGTCCGCGAGCGCCCGCGCGAAGACCCTCGCAGCGTGCTCGTTCGGCGTGGCAACCGGGACCGACGCCGTCGCCTCGTCGTCCGGCACCATCCGCCCGTTCACCTCGGCTGTATTTGTCCAGTGGTTGGGCGTCGTTATCGTCACGAACCGGTCGCTGTCGACGCACTCGAGTTCGATCTCGACATCGACGAGCCCCGAGTCGGGTTCGACCGTGTGTTCGAACTCGCAGGTGTCACCCTGCCGAGAGACCGTTATTTCGGCCTCGTTGTGGTTGACGACGAACGCCGAACTCTTCGAGCCGTACGTGTTCACCGCGTCGCCGAGCGTCCATGCTGGCGGGTACTCACCGTCGTCGAACGCGGAGACGTCGACGACGAGTCGATCGGTGACGCGCTCGATGCCGGCGTCGGCGACGGCTGCTGCGAGTGCTTCGAGATCCGACGCCGTGAGATCCGGATCGCCGCTGGCGACGACGCCGAGCGATTCGACGACGCGCTGATTTCGGCGGTCGCCGACGACGCCGACGGTCGTCTCGTACCGATAGTCGGGGCCGAGTTCGTCGAACGCGGCCGCAGTGGTCAACAGCTTCGCCGTCGACGCCGGCTGAACGGGCCGTTCGGATCCACTATCAGCGATTACGTCCCCGGTTTCGATGTCGCGTGCGAAGACACTGATTGCTGCCTGATCGAGATGGTCGAACACGTCGCCGGCGTCGACCGGTGGTCCCTGGTGGGCTTGCTGAGTCTGCTCGCCTTGCTGCTCCTGGTCGCTCTCCTCTGTCTGTTCTTCTTCCCCCTCATCCGCGGCGCTGGCCTGACTCCCTGCTACCAGCCCCGTAACCGCTGCTAGTCCCGTTGCCTGTACGAATCGCCGTCTATCGAGCGTGAACGCGCTGAACATAGCCCGGACTCGAATGGGTGATACTAATTACTAACCACCATCCCTAGCATGCTAGTTGGTAACGAATACAGTCACGAAGCGCAACTGATTGTGTCCGGCCGCTGCTCAGTGTCGGCCAGCGAAATCAAAAACAGCCCAGACCGAATCGACCCGCTTCAAATCGGAACGGCCCCAATTCAGACCGAGATGAATCCGAACCCGCTTCAGACCGGGACGAACTCGAGTACAACCCACGCGAGCACGCCGGCGTAGATCGGAATCGTCAGGTTGTCGTCGACGATGAAGTCGCCGATCTGGACCTTCACGCCGTCGGCGATGGTCGCGCCGAGGGCGGCCGCGAGGACGGCGAGCGGGGTTTCATACAAGAAGGGCGCGGCGATGATCGCGCTGACGACGAACATCGTGACGAGTACCTTCGTGCTCTTGACCCGCCGCAGCGTGTTGTCCGACACGGCACCGCTAATCGGATCGCCGATCGCGAGCATCAACATCGCCGGCAGCGCGATTTCCTCCGGGAAGAGCAAGACCACGATGGTCATACTCACCATGTAGTAGCCATAGCCCGCGAACTGGTCCTGTTCGTAGTCGCGAGTCAACTTCTCGTAAATCCAGAGGTCGAGTCCGACGTTCAATCGGACGAACTCGAGTGCAATCGTGCCGACGGCGAGGACCGTCATCAGGACGCCAAAGCGTTCCCAGGTGAGGCCGAGGTCGAGGTAGGCTGCGAGCAGGTAGAGGGCGACCAGGCCGGCCCCACTCGAGTGGACGAGTCGTCGTTTGAGTTCGTCGGCCATCGTTTCGTTTCTGTCTCTTCCGTCGGAGGTGGTGACCTTCAGTGCGTCGGTTACGTTTGGGACGTGACTGTCGCCTCTGTGGTTTGTTCTGGTTTGTTGGTCGTGATCTATAGTAGCCACTGCAAGTCACTGCACACCTGATCGCCAGCCTGCTCGGCGATCAGTGTGTAACTAGTTGCAGTTGTTACTATATTATCTGAATCCGTTACGCAGACCGTCGCTTCTTGGTGAGGCGGTAGGATAGCCACCGACCGATATACGCGCCGATGCCCCCGATCAGTGCCCCGAACCCGGCGGCAACGGGGTACGCAATGAGTAGCAAGACGATCGATTCGAAGACAACGGCCTCGATGCCGAACGTCAGTGCGCGTTCCGTCATGGTGAGAAGCAGCGTAATCGGCCCGAGAACGAGGACCGGAACTGCACCCGCACAGCTACCGGCTTTCAGCGCCTCCTGTCGCGGCCCGGCGTAGAGTGCGCCGGCGAGAGCGCCACCAACGAGTTGTCCATAACCGACCGAGTACGAACTTGTGAGGTGCCCAGTCATATTGTACTCGACGATGTTCAGGAGGGAACACACGATTGCACCCCAGAGAACGGCCGCCGCGAACGTGCCGCTCGTTATCGAGCGAACAATTTCGTCCTGCAGGGTGGACTGCTGGTGGGCCATCGCTTGTCGAAACCGTCGCCACCAACTGATAAAAGTCCTCTGTTCACGTATCACAGTCGACAACTCTGGTCCGACGAGGGTTGGTCGAGGTACGTTCGATTCCCTCTTCCGAGTGTCGTGTCTGATACCCAACACACTTTTCGTATCGGGTGGAAAACCGTTACAAAATGAACTCGACTGTATTGCGCGCGGTGTTTCCGGATCGCCCGCCGACGAAAACCGATGTCGTCTCAGGAGGCCTCGCTGGTGGCCTTGCACTCCTTCACGGAACCTGGCCCGCTCCGGGTAACGGGTTACGCTGGGAGTGGATTGCGCTCGGGTTCGTCCTCGGTGCAATCGTACTGGGACCGGTCGCACAATCGCCGGTCGGGAAGCGGATCGGGGCGATGGCTCGCGATCTCAGCATTGCCGCCCGTCTCGTCGTGATGGCGATCGTCATCACAGTGACGCTCGTACTCGCTACTGTCGTTTTTCCAGACGTGATCTTTCGCAACGTCTCCATCGGTATCCTTGCAGTGATCCCGTTCTACGTCGTCGGACACGTTGTCGTTGCCAGAGAACTCGGCGGCTGGCAGACAGCGTCGTAGTCGGACTCGGAGTCCCCTGTTCTCCGACCGCTGTCCCCGCTTCTTTTGTTGACCCTATTCCCCATCCTGTTCCGTTCTATCGCTCTTCCATTCCCTCTGTCAAAGTTCGTCGAACTCGAGTTCTCCAGCCCGAAGCTCCGCCATGATTCCGGGGAGCTCCGACACCGACAATCGCTTCTGGTCCGTCGTATCACGTTCGCGGACGGTTACGGTGGTCTCCTCGTTCTCGAGTGTCTCGTAATCCACGGTCACGCAGAACGGCGTGCCGACCTCGTCCTGGCGGCGGTAGCGCCGACCGATGTTACCCGAGTCGTCGTAGGTGACCGAGAGGCCCACGTCCCGGAGGTCTGCGACGATTTCGTCCGCGGTGGACTCGAGTTCGTCGTCGTTCTGGAGCGGGAAGACGCCGACGAAGGTGGGTGCGACTTCGGGGTCGAGCGCGAGGTAGGTGCGCTCCTCGCCGTCGACCTCGTCCTCCGCGTAGGCGTGGTGAAGGACGGTGTAGACGAGTCGGTCCACACCGAAGGAGGGTTCGACGACGTGTGGGAGGATGTGCTCGCCGGCCTCGGTCTGTTCCTCAACCGCGAAGCCGGTCTTCTCGACAGGGATCTCGTGGCGCTCGCCGTCGAGTTCGATCTCGACGCTGTCGCTGTCTCGCGGCTCCGTCCCGTCGCCGCTCGACTCTTCCGCGGCGTCCTGCGCCGCGCTCTCGAACGCAGTCCGGTCTCGGCCGGCGAGGGACTCGAGTTCGTCAACAACGTCCTGTGCTGCGCCGCCGAACTCTGGACCCAGATAACTCATGTCGGGATCGACGGTCGCGCGCTCGACAGTCTTCGGTTCGTCGTACTGCCGGAAGACGGTAAAGCGGTCCTCGGAGTACTCGGCGTGTTTCGAGAGGTCGTAGTCGCTACGGTAGGCGAAGCCAGCCATCTCGATCCAGTTGCCATCAATCTCGCTTTCGGCGTCCCAGCAGTCCGCTGCGTAGTGGGCGCGCTCACCGGAGAGATGCTGACGGAACCGGAACCGGTCCATGTCGACGCCGACGGCGTCGTACCACGGTTTCGCGACGCCGAGGAAGTAGGCGACCCACTCGTCACCGATGATGCCCTCGTCGACGGCCTCTCCGATGGTCGTCTCGATTTCATCGCCGTCCGCTGCGTTCTGCTCGGCCGCCGGATAGAGCGTCACCTCGACGTCCGCGACCGCTTCGAGGTCCGGTTCGTCCTCCTCGGGATCGACGAAGTACTCGAGTTCGGCCTGCGTAAATTCACGCGTCCGAATGATGGATCGGCGGGGGCTGATCTCGTTGCGGTAGGCGCGGCCGATCTGGGTGACACCAAATGGAAGTTGGTTCCGGGCGTACTCCTTGAGTCGCGGGAACTCGACGAAGATGCCCTGTGCGGTCTCGGGGCGGAGATAGCCGGGCTGGGAGTCGCCGGGGCCGATGTTCGTCGCGAACATGAGGTTGAACGTCTCGACGGCCTGGTCCGCCAGACCGGCACCGCAGGAGGGGCAGACGAGTTCGTACTCGGCGATGACCTCCTCGACTTCGGGGATGGGGAGGCTCTCGGCGTCCTCGTACTCCGTATTGTCTTCGACGACGTGGTCCGCGCGGTGACTCTCGCCACACTCGGGACACTCGACCAGCATGTCGTCGAAGCCGTCGAGGTGGCCCGAGGCCTCAAAGACGGGTTCGGGCATGATCGTCGGCGCGTCGATCTCCATGTTGCCTTCGGCGACCGCGAAGCGGTCGCGCCAGGCGTCCTCGACGTTGCCCTTCAGGGCTGCGCCCTGCGGACCGAAGGTGTAGAAGCCGCCGACGCCGCCGTACGCGCCCGACGACTGGAAGAAGTAGCCCCGGCGCTTTGCGAGTTCGACGAGTTTCTCGCTGGTCTGTTCGTCTGGCGCGGCTGGTTCTGCATCTGCGTCCGTCTCTGTGTCTGGCGCTGCCTCTGCATCCGTATCCGCCGTTTCCTGCTGTTGTTCACTCATAGAGAGCCTCCAGAATATCCACGTCACAGACGATGCCGACGAGTTGCTCGCCGGTCACCATCGGAATCTGCTCGATATCGTTGCTGATCATCTGCTGTGCGGCCTCCTGAATCGTCTTCTCGGTCGAGACCGTCACCACGTCCTCGCTCATGAACTCCCGTACAGGACCGTTTGGAATCTCGATATCCCGCGTCGGGAGGTAGCGACTGCCGACGCCCTTGATCCCCTCCCAGGACCACTCCGAGTCCTGATCCGGGAAATTGTTCCCAGTCTCTTCTTCGCCCTCGACGATGCGGGCGACCTCGATGATGTCGACCTCCGTGAGGACACCGCTCATCCCACCCTCGTCGTCCAGTGCGATCGTGTAGGGAACGTTCGCGTACGACAGCCCACGCTCGGCGACCGACAGCGGCGCGCCCTCGTAGGTCGTGTTCACGTCCTCGCTCGCGTAGCCGCCGACGGTGTCGTCTGTCTCCTGGTCGCCCGTCGCGATCGCGTGGATCACGTCCGTCACCGTGATGATCCCCTCGAACTCGCCGTCGACGACCGGAACGCGGCGCGCGCCCTCCTCGACCATCGTTCGAGCGACCTCCTCGAGTGCCGTCTCGCGCGTCGTCGTTGGCACCTCGTCCATCAGCATGACCAGCTGGTCCTCGTCGGGCTGTTCGATCAGCGTATCTCGGGAGACCAGTCCGCGGTACTCGGGGCCGTTGTCCGTCGGTTTTACGACCGGCACTGACGAGAACGACCGCTCCTGAAGGTACTCGAGTACGTCCGAGCGAGTGCCTGGCAGGTCGACGGTCACCACGTCCTCGCGGGGTGTCATCGCGTCGGCTACGTTCATGTCCCCACAGTAGGGCAAAAATGAGTATAAACCCAGTGTTTCGTGCGCCCGCGCTCGGCGTTCGTGTCAGTTCATTTGTGTCTTCTGACGGGTCGATTCGACGAGCTTATATGTCTCGGGTTGTCACTCTCTACCATGGTGTCGAAACCCCACACCACAGCGGCAGACGAGACGGTCGTCGGCTCGATCGATTCGACGGATTCGAGCGACGAATACGTCATTGCGGATATTTCGGCCGACGACGCATGGCTCTCCATGCGAGCGGACGAGGCGATGACACTTCCAGCGTGGCGATAGGGGGGTTTCGATCGCTCGACACGGTGGGGGCCTGTCGGGCTGCGGTGCGGTGGGGTCTTTCGTCCACGCTGTCGATATTCTGAGATAGCGTTTAGTACGTCCTCGATGACGTCGTAGTCGATGGTCGATCACCAGCGCACAGACAGCGGACGTGACGGCGGTCGAACCGGCGGAGGACGGCCGCGTGGGTCCAGCGTCGGCTCTGGTCCCGGTCCCGGAGCCGCGCCTGGTTCCAACTCTGGAACCGGACTGGAGTCCGCGTCCGATTCTCGGTACTCGATCACGTCGTTGCTCTCGTCGCCCGTCCCCGGGCCACTCGCTCGGCGAGCGATTTCGGTGTCGGTGACGAGCGACCGCGACGTCTATGCACAGGACGAAGCCGTCTCGTTCACCGTCGCGTTCCGAAACCGACTCCCGGTTTCGGTCGCCGTGCCGACGCCGCGTCGCCGACGCTGGGACTGGTCCGTCGACGGCGAACTGGAGGCGAGCGACGAGCGCCGCGACTTCCAGTCCGTTCCCTCTACGTTTCGATTTAGCGCGGGCGAGCGAAAAGAGATCCGCGTGACCTGGAACGGCCGATTCGAGCGGACCGTGGACTGCCACGAGTACGTCGTCCCAGAACCGGGTGAGTACGAGATTCGGGCGTTTGTCGCGACCGAGGACGGCCGGTGTCAGCCGAGTGATTCGACTCTTATCTGCATTCGGTGACTGGCCTCGCTGTGCAGTAGTTCACTGGAGAGGGTATCTCGGGGGACGGCGTGTAGCAATTTGCCACATCCCACGTCGTGTGTCAGTTCGATTTCGCCGTCCACAATTCCAACTCCGTATTCTGGCTGCCATCATCACGCAGCCAACTGCTTGCAGGTGTGTGCTGTGGGAGACGAGACAGAGAGCGTTGAACACCGGAGGGCGGGTCGCCAGCGGGTGGTGCATCGGCCCGCAGCCGTTGGTCGGGAGTGTCGGCTGTCACTTACCCGGTGAGGAAGCCGCCCGGCGGAATGCGCGTCGATGGGCGACCGTCCTCGTCAGCGCTGTTGTCGTCGCCGAATTCGGGTGAGTGCTTGACTGTTCGTCGAGCCTTTGCGACCGTGCGGTTGCAGGTGGCAACCATAGCGAGGATATTACTCATACACGAGTTAATAGCGACGCTGTCGATATAAGTATTTATGAGATGGAAGATCATGTGCTTCTCGAACGTGCCTTTCTGGTCTTTCTGAACGGCAACTGGATAGAACGTTATCTAGAGGGACTAAGATGCTATATCCGAACTAACTACTTCTAGAGTAAATAGTACCCCTCTCACTGTATGCATTGTGACCATTCTGTCTCGGCACTCGACCAATCACACCACGATCAGTGACGAACATGACAGGCAATGAACTGCGACCCACCGCCATACTCCGGGTCACTCTCGGAGACAGACCGCTCTCGCGTACGACTGTTTGCAGGCGACCTCGACGATATTGCCTGTTCAGCATCGACTCGAGTAGCAACGTCGTCGCAGACGACCAGGCCACCACTCGCGACTGGCCACGACGGTGATCGTCTGCCCCCGTCGGTGGCTGTCTCGTCCGAGGCTCTCTCCACCGTCACATCATCCGCGACTGACTGGAACAGTGACCTTTTTCCACCGGCACATACAGTATCGCTGTATGAACTACCGAGCCGTCGACACCGACGCGGAGTACGTCGCCCGCCTCGACACCGGCGCGGACTGGCGCGCCGAAATCGAGTCGCTCGCTGACGAGGTCGCGGCCGATGCCGCCTGGTTTACCGCCCTCGGTGCCGTCCAGGACGCTGAACTCTGGTTCTACGACCAGGACGAGTGTGAGTACTACCC
The DNA window shown above is from Natrialba magadii ATCC 43099 and carries:
- a CDS encoding MFS transporter yields the protein MAHLFRSESLSSARTFLTGRRGKILAAVAAGWFLSIGVRLAYPVLLPYLQEAYGLDLTTAGFLLTVLWLAYALGQLPGGILADRLGEGNVLVTSTVISAVTLGLVAVASSAPVVFVATACFGFGTALYGVARFTILSAVFPNNDGTAIGVTMAAGEVGNAVLPLVAGAIAATLAWQFGFGLAVPVFGLAALFLWLVVPNRTSSESSAVDSMSLETVRYVAVQLRRRAIIVVTAIQILTYCIWQAFTGFYPTYLIEIKAFSPTVATGLFSAFFALGIVVQPVTGNLYDRFGIRRSLPAVLGVIAFALAALPFLEGFWPIVGGTILLSSILGYGTMTLTYMTAAFPADMKGTGLGFLRTFYMTIGAASPVLFGALADRGFFNEGYILLAVLAVGAMVLVYWLPEG
- a CDS encoding DEAD/DEAH box helicase, whose product is MAAQDEEPPSIDHPLLESNFLERRLYQLKLAGTAANGHTLVCLPTGLGKTTVSLLVTARRLDEVGGTSLMLAPTKPLVQQHADFYREALQIPDEEIVVFTGDVSPDNRAELWEEATIVMATPQVIENDLVGSRISLADVTHLTFDECHRATGDYAYNYIAERYHADATDPLVTGMSASPGGDEEAILEVCENLGLQEVEVMTEEDADVDEFTHDTEVEWERIDLPDDVLEIRDALNEVITDRLEKLKELGVAKSTQPDQSQKDLNRMRAELQQLINNDQSEGFKGMSVHAEVMKLRQAVTLVETQSVEALRRYFDRQRNQARSSGASKASQRMVSDPRVREAMRKAESFDELHPKYRKTRMLLAETLGLEGGERVIVFTESRDTAEALTAFLSDSFDAKRFVGQGDREGSDGMTQKQQQEVLDEFRAAEFEVLVSTSVAEEGLDVPEVDLVLFYEPVPTAIRSIQRKGRTGRQSEGRVVVLMAEDTRDEAYFWISRRREKEMESELRELKGMADDLAEELDESQQSLADFGGDSSSASGAADNENESEVKVDENTTNPDAVSDSSSGSGGGSDQPGLREFDAASDDDETADGDSDSETDNVETHEPSAEGDAIEIVADQREMDANIARDLSRREEIEVRLETLDVGDYVLSDRVVVERKSVADFVDSLVGGDRSVFEQVGAMARHYARPIVVVEGDGLYEQRDIHPNAIRGSLSSLAVDFGASVLRTEGEAETMELFAVIAGREQKLSDREVSVHGEKQSKTLAEQQEYVVSSIAEIGPVTARSLLEEFGTVEAVMIATEDELQAADGVGQVTAERMREVIGSDYSNYS
- a CDS encoding flavin reductase family protein encodes the protein MPEHDIESLTPRERARIIKSAVAPRPIAWISTTSVDGVDNLAPFSSYNYISSAEPVVLFNTPYAEGDDQKDTPRNVLETEAFAVNVVPEALAEQMDTTSADLDADESEFEFAGVERADCERIDAPRVADAAVTMECTLYDSLRVRDRLVILGDVEYVHVDESVLTDGQIDAAKIDTVARLGGPYYTDSEPIELERQF
- the dacB gene encoding D-alanyl-D-alanine carboxypeptidase/D-alanyl-D-alanine endopeptidase; amino-acid sequence: MFSAFTLDRRRFVQATGLAAVTGLVAGSQASAADEGEEEQTEESDQEQQGEQTQQAHQGPPVDAGDVFDHLDQAAISVFARDIETGDVIADSGSERPVQPASTAKLLTTAAAFDELGPDYRYETTVGVVGDRRNQRVVESLGVVASGDPDLTASDLEALAAAVADAGIERVTDRLVVDVSAFDDGEYPPAWTLGDAVNTYGSKSSAFVVNHNEAEITVSRQGDTCEFEHTVEPDSGLVDVEIELECVDSDRFVTITTPNHWTNTAEVNGRMVPDDEATASVPVATPNEHAARVFARALADEGVEITPGGGGPEPEIEITDVPIELTEEVATHESAPLSDIAEGVNHWSYNMVAENIARTVAYEREGTGNGSWSVWEAYLDETLAAAGAETPQIRDGSGLSRHDLASARDVVSMIEWGLDADWGEEFYGTMAVAGEDGTLRNRLGDVDATIRGKTGSLRGVTCLAGVIEDDGEPATSFAVLAANLTGERANGASPRVDELVTAIAEESG
- a CDS encoding DUF5518 domain-containing protein, producing MAHQQSTLQDEIVRSITSGTFAAAVLWGAIVCSLLNIVEYNMTGHLTSSYSVGYGQLVGGALAGALYAGPRQEALKAGSCAGAVPVLVLGPITLLLTMTERALTFGIEAVVFESIVLLLIAYPVAAGFGALIGGIGAYIGRWLSYRLTKKRRSA